The following is a genomic window from Candidatus Zixiibacteriota bacterium.
TGTAGTAAAGCGGCGGCTCGCAATCAAACGTCCATCGGAACAACAAATGTACGAGTACTCGCGGCATAAGCAGTGCCGCTGCAAACTGGTTTGCCTCTATTTCGTGCCTGCTTACTCCGGGACCGCTGAGCTGGTGCCGATCCCCGCTTCTATACAGTTTCTTCTTCCCGGAATGCAGGATGCCGTGCCCGAACTCATGGGCGTACGTGAAGGACGATCGTTTGTCAAGTGCCGGTGAGGCAACCGATCTGTCAATGCAGATAATTCGCTTGGCTGGCAGAGTCTGACCGAGGACTTTTTCTTTGCCCACAAAACCCAGATCTCTGTGCCTGACAAGAATCAGTTCGTGCTCGGGGTATATGGAAGACTGATAGAGTTCATCGATGTCCAGGTGTACATCCTCGACCACGTTCTTACTGAACTCGTCCAGATACGTCTGAACATGACGCTCTGCAATCTGCTCGATCAGACCCTGTCTCGTCGAATCCATTC
Proteins encoded in this region:
- a CDS encoding ImmA/IrrE family metallo-endopeptidase, whose translation is MSISIVRRMDSTRQGLIEQIAERHVQTYLDEFSKNVVEDVHLDIDELYQSSIYPEHELILVRHRDLGFVGKEKVLGQTLPAKRIICIDRSVASPALDKRSSFTYAHEFGHGILHSGKKKLYRSGDRHQLSGPGVSRHEIEANQFAAALLMPRVLVHLLFRWTFDCEPPLYYKGPGLYTVCARGRDHQAVVKSYSDYCLAYAGFMNTRFFSVSKTSLALRLSNLGMLRTTKDEIFDVNQPTWWYQAKLDSTA